TCCAAAGATGCACTTGCATGTCCAAAGGTACACATAAACACCTGTTCATTCACATTATGTCTCTTGAAAACCTCCCTCCCCCTTTTTAGTTACTGTAATCTTCTTCGCTCCGACACTCTTGCAGTACAAGTGAAATTGTTtatcacaaaaaaaaaacgttCGCACGCCCCCTATGATTTTTCTTGCTCTCTATTGCAATACAAATCCTGAAAGAGTCAAACgattttaattattgaaGTGTGCTATTATACCAATTTTTAAGTGCGATGCCTCACGTCCTTTGTCCTTTCGACCTTTTTTTCGCTTCTCATTACCTTAAAAATAACCCCACGTTGCACCAACACTCGGTTCGGCTTTAAAAACTGCGGCTACCTGATATCATGCTCCAACCAAAATTCTCCCTCCAAAATTAAGCATCGCGTAATTCTCGTTTGACCTTATAAGCCTCGCCTCTTCTATTGTAATTTCTGAACCGAAGAATGCCCCACACCTTGTAGTGCGCTACCGTTATCGTCGGTATGAATGATAAGACAAGTTATGTGGCTACCTTCGTAACTGCCGTAGTGTGTCATCAACGGTACTCGAAAAGTCATTAAATATGTGAAACGATTGATTAGAAGCAGTCGAAGAGCTCTTTCATTCATAGTtatgaaattcttttttctttcgttGCCCTTGGCGTAATGTTGTCTTCTCCTTTAGggttttcaattttatcgTACTACGCACTGGCTCACTGTTTTCAAACTAGTTGAGTGTACTGAGTTATAGAAATCTATACTCGAAAGAAGAGATTGCAATCGATGaggattttctttttcctgaAAGATAGAGGATTGTGCTTTGattacttttaatttctaCTTACTAGCCGTTCTCTTTTGATCTGAGGTGATGTTCTCAAAGTCTTGAGAGCACACAAAGGCAAACGTTGCAAATTTCGCTTTTTCTCGAATATCGTGAATCGTTTCGCTCAATCTGTTCAatcaattacaaaaaatatttttgaataggtatatttttgatttcgCCTAAGCCTTTACTTTTTGGTTCTTGTTTGATCTCCCAGATATCTGATAACCATAATGGCTTAACGAATTTCATATGCTAATCACTGACCGTTATGAATACAATTTCCTTGGTTTTAAAAGACTTCAAAATCCTCACTACTGTCACTGCCGCTGGCCCTAAAACATGTTTATGACTTAAAAGACACATACATTTTGTATTCTAAGGTCGTCCAACgcaaaatttcataaatgcCCTACAGACTTTATAATGTTGCATAGTCATTGTACAGATCGAAATTGGCATACTCATGATTAGTTATGTagaatttctttatttcctCATATCGTCATTGATGACTGTGGTAAATGAAACCACCCAAAACATAAATCTTCTATCCAAACAAAAGAACTCTAAAAGTCTGCAAAGTTGCAGGAAACAATAAGCTAGTTACGTGCCAGCCAAATCTTTATAGGAAACCATAAAACGTGAGCTggttttactttttttaaaggtcATAGTTTCTAATCGTGTATTTCGAAAAAATGTGAAgaataaaggaaaagaatCGATGAATTGCGTCTAACTTCTCATCTGGGAAAAGAAGTTGTAAGTAAAAGTACAGGATCGCCAAAACAAAAGGGAACATAAGAGACAATCGAAGTATGACTCCGGCATCCTCAAGTTTGACAGCgctcaaatttttgaattttccTACAAACTGAAGACAAAGCAAGCCATCAGCAGAAACACTAACTAGTGCTTCAGAATCAGGGGATAACTGCATATCAGTTACTGGAAGGCTATGCTTATAAACTTGAGACAATTTCTAGCATGCATATTAGAAGGCAAAATCgcaataaaaatatttaagtAAACACATACCGTTAAGTCTAAAGACATGAAACGAATGCTGCAATCTGCTCCAGCAACTATGATCATTCCATTCTCCTTATCACAGCAAAAGCAGGTGACGCcctttgcattttttaaatctcgGATCATGCCAAATCTCCAAAGTTGATTCTTTGAACTGTAATCAAATCGAACCAATGAAGCAAACCTTTTGGAATCTTTAATATAGTTATAAGCAGCTACTATGGATTGGTTGGGTAAAAACGAAACACCTCGTACTGTGGCTCGCTCTACCGGCATGTAAAGTACTTGCACCAATTCAAAAGTGTTCCAATCATAAATTTCGACGCGATCATCAACTGCAATTGCAAGCTACAAAAGAATGGTAAggatttaataaataaaatttagtAAAGGCTGTGGCTTACCTTGTCTTCAGTAGATGAAACGTCATACACATCTGAACCAtgtttttcaaacaaaacttTGTGATCATTTTTGGagatgataaaaaaacttttattagTGCAAGATATACAAATTGCATCGTGTAATGGCTCAAATAAACATAACCTTTGATATTGTTCATCATTGTCAAAATCGGTTAACCTGAGAGCGTTCTTTTCCTCAAATAGTTTATCCTTTCTTCCATATAAACGTAAATGGTCAATTAACTTTCCGTCAATGGTGTTATTAATACCGGCTATTAATTCCTACAATTTAATTTCGTTAGCtatgcaataaaaaaatattgcatacatttttaaaataaccCAACGACATAACGGCATCATCCGAATGCTTAAGTTCGATTTCTCCATGTTCTATAAATTTTGTATGACCTTCACCAACTTCAGGTTCATAGTCTTCATATGATAATAACTTCTAAATTCGACAAACTAATTAGCGCCTATAGTCCAATTGTAAAACATAATCTTTTTAGCTAACAATCCGGATACTAAAAAGTTTATAATGCTGTAAAATAGATAGATAATGAAGTAATCCTTCACTTACAGTCACGAATTGACATAccaatttgt
This region of Schizosaccharomyces pombe strain 972h- genome assembly, chromosome: II genomic DNA includes:
- the spo14 gene encoding GDP/GTP exchange factor Spo14, with protein sequence MAELHLSFPAYSLCWINNHQMAVGGGGGTTKSGVKNKLKLLSYEDYEPEVGEGHTKFIEHGEIELKHSDDAVMSLGYFKNELIAGINNTIDGKLIDHLRLYGRKDKLFEEKNALRLTDFDNDEQYQRLCLFEPLHDAICISCTNKSFFIISKNDHKVLFEKHGSDVYDVSSTEDKLAIAVDDRVEIYDWNTFELVQVLYMPVERATVRGVSFLPNQSIVAAYNYIKDSKRFASLVRFDYSSKNQLWRFGMIRDLKNAKGVTCFCCDKENGMIIVAGADCSIRFMSLDLTKLSQVYKHSLPVTDMQLSPDSEALVSVSADGLLCLQFVGKFKNLSAVKLEDAGVILRLSLMFPFVLAILYFYLQLLFPDEKLDAIHRFFSFILHIFSKYTIRNYDL